Proteins from one Anthonomus grandis grandis chromosome 8, icAntGran1.3, whole genome shotgun sequence genomic window:
- the LOC126739113 gene encoding small integral membrane protein 4: MKLYDPKVRRLLDRWPGKKTFGIYRFLPLFFVLGAALEFSMINWRVGEVNFYHTYKKREAQNILEKRQYESQLNKEDIWKS; the protein is encoded by the exons ATGAAACTATACGATCCTAAAGTTCGAAGGCTCTTAGATCGGTGGCCTGGAAAAAAGACTTTCGGAATCTATAGGTTTTTACCCCTCTTTTTTGTACTTGGAGCGGCACTGGAATTTTCCATGATCAATTGGAGAGTAGGAGAGGTTAACTTTT ATCACACCTATAAAAAGAGAGAAGCACAAAACATATTAGAGAAAAGGCAGTACGAGAGTCAATTAAACAAGGAAGATATCTGGAAAAGCTAA
- the LOC126739115 gene encoding protein brawnin, with the protein MPAGVSWGQYLKFSTCALLSMFAGSQLVHIYYRPLDDINKYVEKLEQEQKVTK; encoded by the coding sequence ATGCCAGCAGGAGTATCTTGGGGTCAATATCTAAAATTTTCTACATGTGCTCTATTATCAATGTTTGCTGGCTCACAACTAGTACATATTTACTATCGCCCATTggatgatataaataaatatgttgaaAAACTGGAACAGGAACAAAAAGTAACCAAATAG